Within Micavibrio sp. TMED2, the genomic segment CCGGATGCCGAGGCCCTCACCGTGCTGTTTGATCTGATCAAGAGCGACGGGCTTATCCTTGGCGGATCAAGCGGCATCAATATCGCCGGGGCCATGCGCATTGCCAGACGCCTCGGTCCGGGCCATACCATTGTCACCATTCTCTGCGATCTCGGCCAGCGCTATCAGAGCAAGATATTCAATCCCGAGTTTCTGAAGTCGAAGAACCTGCCAGCCCCGGATTTCCTGACCGCCCAGCCCCTGCGCGGCTGACCTTGAGCACATCCCATCATGACCGACCTGATATTCCTTGAAGACCCGTATCTGAAAACTCTGACCGCAACGGTTACCGCGGTTGGCGATGATGGCGGGGTTGAACTCGACCGGACCATCTTCTTCGCCACCGGTGGCGGCCAGCCCGGCGATACCGGCAGCCTGTCGGTCAACGGGCAGACATTGGCGATCACGGATACGGTCAAGGGTGACAGCCTCGATCAAATACGGCACATGCTGGCTGATGGGGTACCGCGTCCGGCGGTTGGCGATGCGGTGGAGATTGCGCTCGACTGGGATCGCCGCTACCGCCATATGCGGATGCACACACTGATGCACCTCGTGCTTGCCGCGATACCGGTACAGATCAACGGTTGCCAGATCGGCGCGGAGAAATCCCGGATCGACATGGTCCTGCCCGACGGCCCACCGGACAAGGACGCCCTGCAGGCGCAGTTGAATGAGATGATGGCAGCCAATCATCCCACATCGCAAAGCTATATGTCAGAAGCGGAACTGGCCAGCAACCCGGCGCTGGTCCGCACCATGGCGGTTGCACCACCAAGCCTTGACGGCAAGATACGGATTGTCACGGTTGGCAATCCGGCAGCACCGATAGATGTTCAGCCCTGTGGTGGCACCCATGTCGCGGGAACTGCCGAAATTGGCGAGATCATCGTCGGCAAGATCGAGAACAAGGGCCGCAACAACCGCCGCATCAACCTGCGCCTCGCCGAATAGCCGGATCAACGACAGTGCTCTCATCCCTGCCCTGGTGGCTGTTCGCCTCACTGTTCACGGTCGGCTTTGCCGGTTTTATCCTGATCAACCAGCAGCTGAAGCTGCGGGCTGACCTGCTGATTGCATGGCGCGGCATTATTGTCGGGCTGGCCATGACGCCGTTTGCACCACTGATTGAGCTGCCCGGTGCGCCAAGTTTCTATATCGCCGTCATCGCCGTCGGCTTTGTCGCCTGCTACACCGATATGCGGGTTCTGCATGCAACCGCCAAGATTGGCGGCGGCCCGGTTTCCCGGCTGATGCCGATCAGCGTCTGGGTCAGTTTTGCGCTCTGGACTGCCATTGACAGCAGTTACCGCACCAGCCTGATCGACAGCCCGCTCAGAACCCTCGGTGTTCTCGGCTGTCTGGTGCTCTGTGTCGGGGCAACCGCCATGCTGCGGCGGGATACGGTCAGTCGATCAGCCCTGCCACTGATCCTGCCGATCATCATTGGCGGCGCAATTATCGATAACCTCAACAAATACGCCATGAGCCATGCGGTGCCTGGTCATCTCCTCGATGCCGCACTGGCCTATCTCTGGCTTCAGAACATTACCATCGCGGTGATCATGGGCACACGGATGCTGATTGACCGGAAGTGGGAATGGCGGGAGGATATTTTCGACCGTCGACTGATCTATGGTGCTCTTGCCTTCTCGGCAACAATCTCCATGATCACTATCGTCCGTAACTTCGCCATGGCCGGTGCGCCCAACCCCGGCTATGTCGGCGCCATTGGCCTCGGTGCGACGGTTCTGATTATCCTGTTCAACCGCTGGCGCAAGGCTGATGACAAAAGCAATATCAAGGCGGGGCTTGCCTTTGTCGCCAGTGCCGCCCTGCTCGTCCTGCTTACCCGCTAACCGGAAGTTCATAAAAACATGACCACTGTTCCCCTGCTCGTTACCGCCGAATGGCTTGCCAACAACCTTGATAACCCGGATATCCGGATTATCGATGCCAGCTTTCACCTGCCAACTGCTGGCCGCGACGTACGGGCGGAGTTTGTTGAGGCCCATATCCCCGGCGCGGTCCTGTTCGACATTGAGGCGATCAAGGATACATCAAGCGATCTGCCGCATATGATGCCGGATCCGGCGGAATTTGCCCGTATGGTTGGCGAGCTCGGCATCAGCAATGATCATCATGTCATTGCCTATGACACAGTCGGTATTCTGAGCGCGCCACGCGCCTGGTGGATGTTCCGTGCCATGGGCCATGACAAGGTCTCGGTCCTTGACGGTGGATTGCTCGCCTGGGTCCGTGGCGACCACCCGACCGAAGCAGGAACAGCAACGCCGCCACCGGACTATTTCGAGGCCAACCTTCAGACCGATATGATTGTCGATATGGGCGCTGTTGAGGCCGCCATTGGCAAGACCCAGATCGCCGATGCCCGCGCCGCCGCCCGGTTTACCGGTCAAGCGGCAGAGCCACGTCCCGGCCTGCGCAGCGGCCATATCCCCGGCTCACGCAACCTGCCATCCTCGACACTGATCGACCCGGAAACCGGACAGTTCAAGGATACCGCTACCATGCGGGCCGCCTTTGAGCAGGCCGGGCTTGATATCGACCAGCCGATGATCACCAGTTGCGGTTCCGGCGTCACCGCCGCCATTCTCAGCTTTGCGCTGGCACTCATGGGCAAAACTGATACGCGGCTCTATGATGGATCATGGTCCGAATGGGGTATGGAAGGTGGCCCGGCGATCGAAACAGGCCCGGCCAGTTGATCCCGCCAGCTGATCAAGGAGCATTGCCAAAATGACGGTTCTTCCCTTCAATCAACAGGATGGCGACAAGGCCGCCGGTAACAGCATTCACCCGGCGATTGACGGCGCACCCAAGGGCTCGCTCAAGGTTACCGTTACCTATCTGGAAATGCCCGAGGCACCGGCCAGTTCACTGGTGCCGCCGCCCTATGGCCAAAAGCTGGCGCTGATCCGGGCGGAGCAGCCGACACTGAGCTTCTACCGCTATCTCTATGATACCGTTGGTCAGCCATGGCTCTGGTATGACCGCCGCCGCATGGCAACCAATGTGCTGGAAGAAACCATCGGTAGCGAGTTCGTCGAGATTTTCGTCCTGCATGTCGCAGGGGTTCCGGCCGGGTTCTTCGAGCTTGATTGCCGCAAGACCCACGAGACCGACCTCGCCTATTTCGGCCTGATCCCGGAGTTCATCGGTCGCCGGCTGGGTCCGTTCCTGCTCGACAACGCCATTCGCCGCGCCTGGGAGCGTGATATTACCAAGCTGACCGTCAATACCTGCACCTTCGATCACCCGAAGGCACTCGGCATGTATCAGCGCGCCGGGTTCGATGTCGTTCGGCAGGAGAACAAGATCGTTCGCGACCCCCGCCTGCTCGGGCAGATGCCGGAAAGCGCCGCGCCGCACATACCGTTCAACCGGTAAATGCGGCGCTGACTGTTTATCTCTGCAAATGGATCAGTGTGCGAGGATCTGGCTGAGGAACTTCTGCGTCCGCTCATTCTGCGGATTGTTGAAGAACGGCTCGGGTTCGTTGATCTCTACCACCTGACCGGCATCCATGAAAATCACACGGTCGGCAACGGTTCGGGCAAAGCCCATCTCGTGGGTAACACAAACCATGGTCATGCCCTCTTCCGCGAGGGTCACCATGGTATCGAGCACTTCCTTGATCATTTCCGGATCGAGGGCAGAGGTCGGCTCATCAAACAGCATGATTTTCGGGTTCATGCACAGCGAGCGGGCGATTGCCACACGCTGTTGCTGACCGCCGGAAAGCTGACCGGGATATTTCTGCGCCTGCTCGGGAATTTTGACGCGCTCAAGGTAATACATCGCGCGTTCCTCGGCTTCCTTCTTCGGCACCTTTTTCACCCAGATCGGCGCAAGGGTCAGATTCTGCATGATGGTAAGGTGCGGGAACAGGTTGAAGTGCTGGAACACCATGCCAACCTCGCGGCGGACTTCATCGATGTTCTTGACGTTGCTGGTCAACTCGATGCCATCAACGATGATCTTGCCCTGCTGGTGTTCCTCCAGCCGGTTGATACAGCGGATCATCGTGGACTTACCGGAACCGGACGGTCCGCAGACAACAATCCGCTCGCCCTTGGCAACTTCTAGGTTCACATCGCGCAGGACGTGAAAATCGCCATACCATTTGTTGACGTCCTGCAACTGAATGCTGACCTGATCCAGCTGACGGGGTTCGGCATTCTCGGTTACTGGGGTTTCTGCTGCGTCACTCATATCCGCGCATACTCCGTTTGATGATTGAATTATCGTTTTGTCGCTTTAGCCAGACGGACTTCAAGCCATTGGCTGTATTTCGACATAAAGAAACAGAAGCCGAAATAGATCAGCGCGGCGAACAGATAACCTTCCAGATAGAAGGCGCGCCATTCTGCATCCTGAATTGCGTTCTTGGTTGCGTTCATCAGGTCAAACAGACCGATGATCAGAACCAGCGAGGTATCCTTGAATACCGCAATGAAGCTGTTGACGATCGGCGGGATCGAAATCCGCAGCGCCTGCGGCAGGATGATGAAGCGGATCTTCTGCCAATAGCTGAGACCGAGAGCGTCCGCCGCCTCATACTGGCCTTTAGGGATCGCCTGCAGACCGCCACGCACCACCTCGGCGAGGTAAACAGCGGTAAACAGGGTCATGCCGACCATGGCCCGCAGGACTGCATCGAGGGTCACCCCTTCCGGCAGGAACAGCGGGATCATGAACGATGCCATGAACAGAACCGTAATCAGCGGCACCCCGCGGATCACCTCGATGACCGTCACACAGAGCGTCTTGATCGCCGGCAGGTCGGATCGGCGACCGAGGGCCATCAATACGGCAAGCGGGAATGAAAAGACGCAGGAAACACCGGCCAGCATCAGGGTCAGGGCAAGCCCGCCCCACTTGTTGGTCGGTACCGGCTCAAGTCCGAGCCCACCGGCCATCAACCAGCCCATGACACAGAGCGCCGCCAGCCAGAGCCAGGCGAGCCATTTCTTCCAGGCACCCGGATAGCAGGAGATGCCGATCATCACGATGGACAGGCCAAGGAACAGGCC encodes:
- a CDS encoding Ala-tRNA(Pro) hydrolase, with the translated sequence MTDLIFLEDPYLKTLTATVTAVGDDGGVELDRTIFFATGGGQPGDTGSLSVNGQTLAITDTVKGDSLDQIRHMLADGVPRPAVGDAVEIALDWDRRYRHMRMHTLMHLVLAAIPVQINGCQIGAEKSRIDMVLPDGPPDKDALQAQLNEMMAANHPTSQSYMSEAELASNPALVRTMAVAPPSLDGKIRIVTVGNPAAPIDVQPCGGTHVAGTAEIGEIIVGKIENKGRNNRRINLRLAE
- a CDS encoding 3-mercaptopyruvate sulfurtransferase, which produces MTTVPLLVTAEWLANNLDNPDIRIIDASFHLPTAGRDVRAEFVEAHIPGAVLFDIEAIKDTSSDLPHMMPDPAEFARMVGELGISNDHHVIAYDTVGILSAPRAWWMFRAMGHDKVSVLDGGLLAWVRGDHPTEAGTATPPPDYFEANLQTDMIVDMGAVEAAIGKTQIADARAAARFTGQAAEPRPGLRSGHIPGSRNLPSSTLIDPETGQFKDTATMRAAFEQAGLDIDQPMITSCGSGVTAAILSFALALMGKTDTRLYDGSWSEWGMEGGPAIETGPAS
- a CDS encoding ABC transporter ATP-binding protein; the protein is MSDAAETPVTENAEPRQLDQVSIQLQDVNKWYGDFHVLRDVNLEVAKGERIVVCGPSGSGKSTMIRCINRLEEHQQGKIIVDGIELTSNVKNIDEVRREVGMVFQHFNLFPHLTIMQNLTLAPIWVKKVPKKEAEERAMYYLERVKIPEQAQKYPGQLSGGQQQRVAIARSLCMNPKIMLFDEPTSALDPEMIKEVLDTMVTLAEEGMTMVCVTHEMGFARTVADRVIFMDAGQVVEINEPEPFFNNPQNERTQKFLSQILAH
- a CDS encoding amino acid ABC transporter permease, which encodes MKQYVQEKPVEQKPPPASEAGIIGWFRTNLFNTWYNAIFTILIGYLVFDLAYMILDWAVFSATFSDIPPAECRASVEGACWAFVHNWWRFILFGLYPYDLQWRPGLFLGLSIVMIGISCYPGAWKKWLAWLWLAALCVMGWLMAGGLGLEPVPTNKWGGLALTLMLAGVSCVFSFPLAVLMALGRRSDLPAIKTLCVTVIEVIRGVPLITVLFMASFMIPLFLPEGVTLDAVLRAMVGMTLFTAVYLAEVVRGGLQAIPKGQYEAADALGLSYWQKIRFIILPQALRISIPPIVNSFIAVFKDTSLVLIIGLFDLMNATKNAIQDAEWRAFYLEGYLFAALIYFGFCFFMSKYSQWLEVRLAKATKR